The following proteins are encoded in a genomic region of Leptolyngbya ohadii IS1:
- a CDS encoding response regulator → MNSSITTEQVEFTASALTHLEECSEASVYASGYIQPNGVLVVLQEPDLKILQVSETVEQFLGVPATTVVGKSLYRLFSRLQVQQIAEFLQQDDLELWNPFELKARSRIFRGTLSRTNNVLLLEIEPQLSNEKLHSLQFYHRLQATILSLRSATSSTDLVQKLAQRVKALTGFDRVMIYRFEADDHGVVIAEEKESHLESYLGLHFPTIDIPVPARKLFLRNWVRQIPNVNYTLSRLIPAEAFPEGQPLDLSNCVLRGVSPYHIEYLQNMGVGGSLTVSLIDDQHLWGLIACHHSSPKQVDYETRKTCEFLGQFASIELVHQQERELLRYQTQVKAIQDKLQQAFLREPNFIQQVLTRNSSSLLHLVQAEGVAIALDERISLIGQTPPLEAVQDLLSWLARLNQPEFYFTDCLARPYPPARVFKDAASGILAISIVLHQRSYHIVWFRPEQIQTVHWAGNPKDAVTIDELGNLNLCPRKSFELWKETVQETSLPWQTAEIEAARMMRSTLMLAVLEFSQIALEQSAERAAIANRAKSQFLAKMSHELRTPLNAILGFAQVMNRSPNIPTEFQEPVRIINRSGEHLLALINDVLEMSRIEAGQLLLTERHFNLHRLLRSLQEMFALKAVQKGLTLVFEEDPDVPCYVCSDEAKLRQILINLISNAIKFTTQGGVLVRVSVARTQPTERGCTCYPNAMPPCHSLNLSFIVKDTGCGIEHRDWGTIFEAFMQTERGRQAEGTGLGLCISRQFARLMGGDITVQSTVNQGSTFNCQVLIYQPEAVALLQATTGRLIIGLEPNQPTYRILVAEDAPENRQLLLTLLESIGFEVKTVENGIEAIAQWQTWQPDLILMDLEMPEMNGLEATQQIRLHEVAKQRPPTPIIALTAYAFEADRQASLEAGCNEHIAKPFNETVLFETIARYLNVGYRYCNQSPEVAPAVQKNLTAQDLEIMPDEWLIKVHEAALDLQDERLYQLVAQIPNNEQWLIEAMISLVDTLQFEAIASLTQS, encoded by the coding sequence ATGAACTCTTCAATCACTACTGAACAAGTTGAATTCACTGCTTCAGCCCTGACCCATTTGGAAGAGTGCAGTGAGGCATCGGTTTATGCTTCAGGCTATATCCAACCCAACGGTGTTCTTGTTGTACTACAGGAACCCGACCTCAAAATTTTGCAGGTGAGTGAGACGGTCGAGCAATTTTTAGGCGTTCCTGCAACAACCGTGGTCGGTAAATCCTTATATCGACTCTTTTCCCGTCTCCAGGTTCAGCAAATTGCCGAATTTCTACAACAAGATGACCTGGAATTGTGGAATCCATTTGAGTTGAAGGCACGATCGCGAATTTTCAGAGGAACCTTATCGCGAACCAATAATGTTCTACTTCTGGAAATAGAACCGCAGCTATCCAATGAAAAACTTCATTCCCTCCAGTTCTACCATCGCTTGCAAGCCACAATCCTCAGTCTGCGGAGTGCAACCAGCTCAACTGATTTAGTCCAAAAGCTTGCTCAGCGAGTCAAAGCATTAACAGGGTTCGATCGCGTCATGATCTATCGCTTTGAAGCAGACGATCACGGGGTTGTGATTGCGGAGGAGAAGGAATCCCATTTAGAGAGCTATTTGGGGTTACATTTTCCGACGATCGATATTCCGGTTCCTGCCCGAAAATTATTTCTTCGCAACTGGGTTCGCCAAATTCCTAACGTCAATTACACGCTATCTCGTTTAATTCCAGCGGAAGCATTCCCTGAAGGACAGCCATTAGACTTAAGTAATTGTGTATTGCGTGGCGTTTCTCCTTACCACATTGAATACCTCCAGAACATGGGAGTCGGTGGATCATTAACTGTTTCCCTCATTGATGATCAGCACCTTTGGGGGCTGATTGCCTGTCATCATTCCAGCCCTAAACAGGTTGATTACGAAACACGCAAAACCTGTGAATTTTTAGGGCAGTTTGCCTCAATTGAACTCGTTCACCAGCAGGAGCGTGAATTGCTCCGTTATCAAACTCAGGTAAAGGCGATTCAAGACAAACTTCAGCAGGCATTCTTACGAGAGCCAAACTTTATCCAGCAGGTGCTAACGCGAAATTCATCTAGTCTACTGCATCTCGTCCAAGCTGAGGGAGTTGCGATCGCCTTAGATGAGCGAATCTCACTCATCGGACAAACCCCTCCGCTAGAGGCAGTCCAGGATCTCCTGAGTTGGCTAGCTCGCTTGAACCAGCCAGAGTTTTATTTTACGGATTGCCTTGCTCGACCTTACCCCCCTGCCAGGGTTTTCAAAGACGCTGCCAGTGGTATTCTCGCGATTTCTATTGTTTTACACCAGAGGTCTTATCACATTGTCTGGTTTAGACCTGAGCAAATTCAAACAGTTCACTGGGCAGGAAATCCCAAAGATGCGGTCACAATTGATGAACTGGGCAATCTGAACCTGTGCCCGCGTAAGTCGTTTGAACTGTGGAAAGAAACCGTACAGGAAACGTCACTTCCCTGGCAGACCGCAGAAATTGAGGCAGCCAGGATGATGCGAAGCACCTTGATGCTGGCGGTGCTGGAATTTTCCCAAATCGCGTTAGAGCAGTCGGCTGAACGAGCAGCGATCGCCAACCGTGCCAAGAGCCAGTTTCTTGCCAAGATGAGCCATGAGCTGCGAACACCGCTCAACGCAATTTTGGGATTTGCCCAGGTGATGAATCGTAGCCCCAATATCCCGACTGAGTTTCAAGAACCCGTTCGCATTATTAACCGCAGTGGCGAACATTTATTAGCTCTGATCAATGATGTACTAGAAATGTCTCGGATTGAGGCAGGACAGCTTCTTCTGACAGAGCGGCACTTTAATCTGCATCGATTACTGCGCTCCTTACAGGAAATGTTTGCGCTTAAAGCAGTTCAAAAGGGCTTAACTCTCGTGTTTGAGGAAGACCCCGATGTTCCTTGCTATGTGTGCAGTGACGAAGCAAAGTTACGGCAGATTCTCATTAACTTAATTAGCAACGCCATTAAGTTTACGACGCAGGGTGGTGTTCTAGTGCGGGTGAGCGTAGCAAGGACTCAACCGACGGAACGAGGCTGTACATGTTATCCCAACGCCATGCCGCCCTGTCATTCACTCAATCTTTCCTTCATTGTCAAGGATACCGGATGTGGCATCGAACACCGTGATTGGGGTACTATCTTTGAGGCGTTCATGCAAACCGAACGCGGTCGTCAGGCTGAAGGCACTGGACTGGGACTATGCATTAGCCGTCAGTTTGCCCGCTTGATGGGGGGAGATATTACTGTTCAAAGCACAGTTAATCAAGGGTCAACCTTCAACTGTCAAGTTCTCATCTATCAGCCTGAAGCGGTAGCACTGCTACAGGCAACGACGGGTCGTCTCATCATTGGTTTGGAACCGAATCAGCCCACTTACCGTATTCTGGTGGCTGAGGATGCCCCAGAAAATCGGCAGTTACTGCTGACGTTGTTAGAGTCGATCGGCTTTGAGGTCAAAACCGTCGAAAACGGAATTGAGGCGATCGCCCAATGGCAAACGTGGCAGCCTGACTTAATTCTGATGGATCTGGAAATGCCTGAAATGAATGGTCTTGAGGCAACCCAACAAATTCGCTTACACGAAGTTGCAAAGCAGCGACCACCAACCCCGATTATTGCACTCACGGCTTATGCGTTTGAAGCGGATCGCCAAGCGAGTCTTGAAGCAGGTTGCAATGAGCATATTGCTAAGCCTTTTAATGAAACGGTGCTATTTGAGACGATCGCCCGCTATCTAAATGTTGGCTATCGCTACTGCAATCAATCCCCGGAAGTGGCTCCAGCAGTGCAGAAGAACCTGACTGCTCAAGACCTTGAGATCATGCCAGATGAGTGGCTCATCAAGGTTCATGAGGCAGCTCTTGATTTACAAGATGAGCGATTGTACCAATTGGTCGCCCAGATTCCCAATAACGAGCAATGGCTGATTGAAGCAATGATATCGCTGGTCGATACGCTTCAGTTTGAGGCGATCGCTTCCCTAACCCAGAGCTAG
- a CDS encoding GIY-YIG nuclease family protein — protein sequence MNQKNESSIFCKVYLSTLQKMLHWSGRAIGSNQLATVSTPFEQCIAVTRSFKDVTASASIYAVLHRELGLLYVGKTRYSRERFRDGHKAFLWSWLDLYKPEDIRLLLYPLNFVQLQTLSSSLEAIIIAAAQPPYNARYPARD from the coding sequence GTGAATCAGAAGAACGAAAGCAGCATTTTTTGTAAGGTTTATCTTTCAACCTTACAAAAAATGCTGCACTGGTCGGGCAGAGCGATCGGCAGCAACCAGCTTGCAACTGTCTCTACTCCCTTTGAGCAATGTATTGCTGTTACCCGATCGTTTAAGGATGTCACGGCAAGTGCCAGTATTTATGCTGTTCTACACCGGGAGCTTGGGCTACTCTACGTGGGAAAAACTCGCTATAGCCGTGAACGGTTTCGGGATGGGCACAAAGCCTTTTTATGGTCCTGGTTAGATCTCTACAAGCCAGAGGACATCAGGCTCCTACTTTACCCCCTCAATTTCGTCCAGCTTCAGACGCTATCATCGAGTTTAGAGGCAATTATTATTGCTGCGGCACAGCCACCCTATAACGCTAGATATCCTGCGAGGGACTAA
- a CDS encoding Uma2 family endonuclease yields the protein MTPAVQIPPLTFEQFLDYDDGTETLYELIDGCPLAMPEPSRQHQSIVRYLDRVFSDEIERLGKPWETVRNTAIRVPGRFLADGRRPDLAIVDLPQSEAEQQEKGIKTTPHMVIEVASSNWKDDLRDKIFAYLHLQVPEYWILDYAGQIPEKYCERGRGVKTIVHTLRTVGRYGYDKQEFIGNEVIPCQTFEDLQLTTQQILQLGKTSL from the coding sequence ATGACTCCAGCAGTTCAGATTCCACCCCTCACTTTTGAGCAGTTCCTCGACTATGACGATGGGACGGAAACTCTGTACGAATTGATTGATGGTTGTCCCCTTGCCATGCCCGAACCTTCGCGCCAGCATCAAAGCATTGTTCGCTATCTCGATCGTGTCTTCAGTGATGAGATTGAGCGGCTAGGGAAACCGTGGGAGACTGTCAGAAATACAGCAATTCGAGTTCCAGGACGATTTCTTGCCGATGGTAGAAGACCGGATCTCGCGATCGTCGATCTGCCCCAGAGCGAAGCAGAGCAGCAGGAAAAAGGAATTAAGACCACACCACACATGGTGATCGAGGTTGCCTCAAGTAACTGGAAAGATGACTTGCGAGACAAGATTTTCGCTTATCTACATCTGCAAGTGCCGGAATATTGGATTTTAGATTACGCAGGACAAATCCCAGAGAAATACTGCGAGCGGGGAAGAGGCGTTAAAACGATTGTTCACACCCTTCGTACCGTAGGACGGTATGGATATGACAAGCAGGAGTTTATTGGGAATGAAGTCATTCCTTGCCAGACTTTTGAGGATCTGCAATTGACTACCCAGCAAATTCTTCAGCTTGGGAAAACAAGTTTGTAG
- a CDS encoding hybrid sensor histidine kinase/response regulator produces MIASFQAMAQFSILVVDDTLDNLRLLGKILESQQYTVLKSLNGRMALQAAQRNPPDLILLDINMPEMSGYEVCQQLKASEVTANIPVIFISALDQVNDKVRAFEMGGQDYITKPFQELEVLARVQNQLLIQQQKRQLQQEIETRRQAESEVRQLNISLERLNADLERQVQLRTLELQQALNFEVALKHISDQVRDSLDQHKILQVVVETLAKTLEVRCCDTALYNADHSTSTIRYQWVQPGSSATQGQMLYMQDFPELYDQLDSRVCFAFCQTQPSPIRNHSATLACPIFDDQVDQVGILGDLWLFRDTYSSFSEGEIHLVQQVANQCAIALRQARLYEAAQAQVKELERLNKLKDDFLSTISHELRTPIASMKMVIKLLTTVTNQGQDFIEEISKSPVQGNKVVQYFKVLQDECDRELALVEDLLSLQHIEAGTYTAQPIPINLQDLLPHLIEPFESRAQHQQQTLHVEISPNLPTLYLDSRSFNRVVTELLSNACKYTPAGETISISANIAQETAVTSPVRCLELAIANTGVEITPDELPRIFDKFYRIPNNDPWKYGGTGLGLALVKKLVEQMNGKITVESKNNRISFIVQLYS; encoded by the coding sequence ATGATCGCTTCATTTCAAGCAATGGCTCAATTTAGCATCCTAGTTGTAGACGATACTCTCGACAATCTGCGCTTACTAGGCAAAATTTTAGAATCTCAGCAGTACACGGTTCTTAAATCGCTCAACGGCAGAATGGCATTACAGGCAGCGCAGCGCAACCCGCCTGATTTGATTCTGCTTGATATCAATATGCCAGAAATGAGTGGATATGAAGTTTGCCAGCAATTGAAAGCATCTGAAGTAACTGCAAACATTCCAGTGATTTTCATCAGTGCCTTAGATCAAGTGAATGACAAAGTTCGAGCATTTGAAATGGGAGGACAAGATTATATTACAAAGCCCTTCCAAGAATTAGAAGTTCTTGCACGGGTGCAAAACCAACTGCTCATTCAACAGCAAAAACGACAGCTTCAGCAAGAGATTGAAACTCGCAGACAAGCGGAATCTGAAGTCCGGCAACTCAACATCAGTTTAGAACGCCTCAATGCGGATCTGGAGCGACAGGTGCAACTGCGGACGTTAGAACTTCAACAAGCTCTGAATTTTGAAGTGGCACTAAAGCATATTTCTGATCAGGTTCGTGATTCTCTAGATCAGCACAAAATTCTGCAAGTCGTTGTTGAAACATTGGCAAAAACATTAGAAGTTCGTTGTTGTGATACGGCTTTATACAACGCAGATCACTCAACTTCTACTATCCGCTATCAGTGGGTACAACCGGGTTCCAGCGCAACTCAAGGTCAAATGCTGTACATGCAGGACTTTCCAGAGTTATACGACCAGCTAGATAGTCGGGTGTGTTTTGCCTTTTGTCAGACTCAGCCCAGCCCCATTCGGAATCACTCTGCAACGTTGGCTTGTCCTATCTTTGACGATCAAGTAGATCAGGTCGGAATTCTAGGGGATCTCTGGCTGTTTAGAGATACCTATTCCAGCTTTAGTGAAGGCGAAATTCATCTCGTGCAGCAAGTTGCCAACCAGTGTGCGATCGCCCTCCGGCAGGCACGGTTATACGAAGCAGCTCAGGCACAGGTTAAAGAATTAGAACGGCTCAACAAACTCAAAGATGACTTCCTGAGCACTATTTCCCATGAACTGCGAACCCCGATCGCCAGTATGAAAATGGTGATTAAACTCCTAACGACCGTGACGAATCAGGGGCAAGATTTTATAGAGGAGATTTCAAAATCTCCTGTGCAGGGCAACAAAGTAGTTCAATACTTTAAGGTGCTTCAGGATGAATGCGATCGGGAGCTGGCTTTGGTCGAGGATCTATTGAGCCTTCAGCATATTGAAGCTGGAACCTATACCGCCCAGCCGATCCCAATCAACTTACAAGATTTGCTGCCTCATTTAATTGAGCCATTTGAGAGCCGTGCTCAACATCAACAGCAGACGCTCCACGTTGAAATTTCTCCCAATTTACCGACTCTCTATCTTGACTCACGCAGTTTTAACCGAGTTGTGACAGAACTCCTCAGCAATGCCTGTAAATATACTCCCGCAGGTGAAACCATCTCAATTTCAGCCAACATTGCTCAAGAAACGGCAGTAACTAGCCCAGTTCGTTGCTTAGAACTTGCAATCGCTAACACGGGAGTTGAAATTACCCCTGATGAATTACCTCGTATTTTCGATAAGTTCTACCGTATACCCAACAACGATCCTTGGAAATATGGAGGTACAGGCTTAGGTCTAGCACTTGTTAAGAAGCTGGTTGAACAGATGAACGGCAAAATTACAGTGGAAAGTAAAAATAACCGAATTTCTTTTATTGTTCAACTATATAGCTAG
- a CDS encoding RNA-guided endonuclease InsQ/TnpB family protein yields MLTRRITYRLYPSSTQAAKLHWARKMHCALYNAAVANRKTQYKQFNHSVDYFEQQNSLPDFKRIWTEYRELGGHALQATLKRVDFAFQRFFKLKSGYPKFKASRRYRGWTYPDKQSWGVSTNEGVNGQLHLKDLDLKVQMRGEARTWGTPTTCTVIFDSGKWYASITVQCQPERELGSGVIGADFGCKTAFALSDGTKITSPKFLAQAQDQVRQLSKQQRRKRKPEKRKFKASRRWKKAQAQISKVKRRVKNQRHNWTHQVAADITRSHSIVVTEKINLKGMTCKARRGKRKAQKTGLNRSLLDVGIGMLKDAIEYKLLEGNGFLLHAPTRELKPTQRCAKCWELTPKTLSDRLHVCSNPECSHVEDRDINSAQVCEVWYGRREPSSSVAESPSSTLCGSMKQLGAMKRRKLSAQQSGGE; encoded by the coding sequence ATGCTAACACGGCGCATTACCTACAGGCTCTATCCATCTTCGACCCAAGCGGCAAAGCTGCACTGGGCACGAAAGATGCACTGTGCTTTGTACAATGCGGCGGTCGCAAACCGCAAAACTCAATACAAGCAGTTCAATCACTCGGTTGATTACTTTGAGCAGCAAAACAGTTTGCCGGACTTCAAGCGAATTTGGACTGAGTATCGGGAATTGGGCGGTCATGCGTTACAGGCAACCCTGAAGCGGGTTGATTTTGCGTTTCAGCGGTTCTTTAAGCTCAAGTCTGGCTATCCCAAATTCAAGGCATCGCGTCGTTATCGCGGCTGGACATACCCGGATAAACAAAGCTGGGGAGTCTCGACCAACGAAGGAGTGAATGGACAACTGCATCTGAAAGACCTGGATCTCAAGGTGCAGATGCGGGGCGAGGCTCGCACCTGGGGGACACCCACCACCTGCACGGTTATTTTTGATTCGGGTAAATGGTACGCATCAATTACGGTGCAGTGCCAGCCCGAACGGGAACTCGGATCAGGTGTCATTGGTGCTGATTTTGGCTGCAAAACTGCGTTTGCATTGAGTGATGGCACAAAGATCACGTCGCCCAAGTTTTTGGCTCAGGCGCAAGATCAAGTCCGGCAACTCTCGAAGCAACAGCGGCGGAAGCGCAAACCTGAAAAGCGCAAATTCAAGGCATCGCGCCGATGGAAGAAGGCACAAGCTCAAATCAGCAAAGTTAAACGCAGGGTTAAAAACCAGCGGCATAACTGGACGCATCAAGTTGCGGCAGACATCACACGCTCTCACAGCATCGTCGTAACTGAAAAAATCAACCTCAAAGGCATGACCTGCAAAGCCAGGAGGGGAAAACGAAAAGCTCAAAAGACTGGGCTGAATCGCTCCCTGTTGGATGTGGGGATTGGAATGCTGAAAGATGCAATCGAGTACAAGTTGCTGGAAGGGAATGGATTCTTGCTCCATGCTCCAACTCGTGAGTTAAAACCGACACAACGCTGTGCGAAGTGTTGGGAACTCACGCCTAAAACATTGTCCGACCGATTGCACGTTTGCTCTAATCCTGAATGTAGCCATGTCGAGGATCGTGATATCAACTCCGCTCAAGTGTGCGAAGTTTGGTATGGGAGGCGGGAACCGTCTTCCTCAGTCGCAGAGTCGCCTAGCTCTACTTTATGCGGAAGCATGAAGCAACTGGGGGCAATGAAGCGACGGAAACTCTCCGCTCAGCAAAGCGGCGGAGAGTAG